In one Streptomyces sp. T12 genomic region, the following are encoded:
- a CDS encoding ABC transporter substrate-binding protein, whose product MNPSPFRRVAIGAVASLSLVLTACSGGSTGAAPELGDKPVTIRATWWGADARAQLTDEVIKAFEKKYPNITVKGQYKDWNGYWDALATTTAAKDSPDVVQMDELYLASYADRGALYDLGKAKKILSTSQFDDPALATGQIDGTQYALPVGVGVMSILVNTDLFKKYGVKVPDDKTWTWDDYAKIGKELTDKSGGKIHGAAGAPGFSAGDVKYWARQHGENLFDKDGNVSLKPETLAGMWKYGLDLLSSKASVNTSTMVEDLTAGVTAGSFATGKAAMMGAYNTQITAIQQAAGAHVQLLQMPRVGDTKANFFKPSMYWAVSSQSAHPAEAAAFINFMLNEQKAADILKTERGIPANKEMLKHLQPTLAGTDKAAADYMNAVTPGESPVVTPNGGSGIEPELQRYSQEVYFKKTSPDAAAKAFIKELQGEIDAAK is encoded by the coding sequence ATGAACCCCAGCCCCTTCAGACGCGTCGCGATCGGAGCGGTCGCCTCACTCTCGCTCGTACTGACCGCCTGCTCCGGCGGCAGCACCGGCGCCGCTCCCGAGCTCGGCGACAAGCCGGTCACCATCCGTGCCACCTGGTGGGGTGCGGACGCCCGCGCCCAGCTCACCGACGAGGTCATCAAGGCGTTCGAGAAGAAGTACCCCAACATCACGGTCAAGGGCCAGTACAAGGACTGGAACGGCTACTGGGACGCGCTCGCCACGACGACCGCGGCCAAGGACTCCCCCGACGTCGTCCAGATGGACGAGCTGTATCTCGCCTCGTACGCCGACCGCGGAGCGCTGTACGACCTCGGCAAGGCCAAGAAGATCCTCAGCACCTCGCAGTTCGACGACCCGGCCCTGGCCACCGGACAGATCGACGGAACGCAGTACGCGCTTCCCGTCGGCGTCGGCGTCATGTCCATCCTCGTGAACACCGACCTGTTCAAGAAGTACGGCGTGAAGGTTCCCGACGACAAGACGTGGACGTGGGACGACTACGCCAAGATCGGGAAGGAGCTGACGGACAAGAGCGGCGGCAAGATCCACGGTGCGGCCGGCGCGCCCGGCTTCTCCGCCGGCGATGTCAAGTACTGGGCTCGTCAGCACGGTGAGAACCTCTTCGACAAGGACGGCAACGTCTCCCTGAAGCCCGAGACGCTCGCCGGCATGTGGAAGTACGGTCTGGACCTGCTCTCCTCCAAGGCCAGCGTCAATACGTCGACGATGGTCGAGGACCTGACCGCGGGTGTCACCGCCGGCAGCTTCGCCACCGGCAAGGCGGCCATGATGGGGGCGTACAACACCCAGATCACCGCGATCCAGCAGGCCGCGGGCGCCCATGTGCAACTGCTGCAGATGCCTCGTGTCGGCGACACCAAGGCGAACTTCTTCAAGCCCTCCATGTACTGGGCGGTCTCGAGCCAGAGCGCGCACCCGGCCGAGGCGGCCGCGTTCATCAACTTCATGCTCAACGAGCAGAAGGCCGCCGACATCCTCAAGACGGAGCGCGGAATCCCCGCCAACAAGGAGATGCTGAAGCACCTCCAGCCGACTCTGGCCGGGACCGACAAGGCGGCGGCCGACTACATGAACGCCGTGACCCCGGGTGAGTCGCCGGTCGTGACCCCCAACGGCGGCAGCGGCATCGAACCGGAGCTGCAGCGCTACAGCCAGGAGGTCTACTTCAAGAAGACCTCGCCCGACGCCGCCGCCAAGGCCTTCATCAAGGAGCTCCAGGGCGAGATCGACGCGGCCAAGTGA
- a CDS encoding Gfo/Idh/MocA family protein, with protein sequence MPSPRPPYRVAIIGTGGIAHAHAEALTELSERARLVAVADLDPTRAAEFAERFSVPHVFNDPQALLESEDLDLVHICTPPQTHVPLASMVMQAGVTALVEKPTALSLREMDQLATVQEQTGSKVLTVFQHRYGAAAVRLRRLARSGALGRPLVATCETLWYRPDAYFEVPWRGRWDVEGGGPTMGHGIHQFDLMLSVLGPWSQIVALAERQARPTDTEDVSIAAVRFDSGALATVVNSLLSPRETSRLRFDFEYATVELEHLYGYREEHWRFTPAPGHEGLSDLWTDGDEPDITSGHRLQIEAVFDAWETGREPGVCLQDARRTLEFAAATYASAFRGVPVAAGELTDDDPFSVSMDGGAVPWEPVKEALV encoded by the coding sequence ATGCCCAGCCCCCGGCCGCCGTACCGCGTGGCCATCATCGGCACCGGCGGTATCGCCCACGCTCATGCCGAAGCCCTCACCGAACTCTCCGAACGTGCCCGGCTGGTCGCCGTCGCCGACCTCGACCCCACCCGTGCCGCCGAGTTCGCCGAGCGATTCTCCGTGCCGCACGTCTTCAACGACCCGCAGGCTCTGCTGGAGAGCGAAGACCTCGATCTCGTACACATCTGTACGCCCCCGCAGACCCACGTACCACTGGCATCCATGGTGATGCAGGCCGGCGTCACCGCCTTGGTGGAGAAGCCGACGGCACTGAGCCTGCGCGAGATGGACCAACTGGCCACGGTGCAGGAGCAGACCGGCTCCAAGGTTCTGACCGTCTTCCAGCACCGCTACGGCGCGGCGGCGGTACGCCTGCGCCGACTGGCCCGCTCCGGCGCACTGGGCCGGCCACTGGTCGCCACCTGCGAGACCCTCTGGTACCGGCCCGACGCGTACTTCGAGGTCCCTTGGCGGGGACGCTGGGACGTCGAGGGCGGCGGCCCCACGATGGGACACGGCATCCACCAGTTCGACCTCATGCTGTCGGTCCTCGGCCCCTGGTCCCAGATCGTTGCACTCGCCGAGCGCCAAGCCCGGCCCACGGACACCGAGGACGTCTCGATCGCCGCCGTCCGGTTCGACAGCGGAGCCCTCGCCACGGTGGTCAACTCCCTGCTGTCCCCCCGGGAGACCTCGCGCCTTCGCTTCGACTTCGAATACGCCACGGTCGAACTCGAACACCTCTACGGCTACCGCGAGGAACACTGGCGGTTCACCCCGGCCCCCGGCCACGAGGGTCTCTCGGACCTCTGGACCGACGGTGACGAGCCGGACATCACGAGCGGCCACAGGCTCCAGATCGAGGCCGTGTTCGACGCCTGGGAGACCGGACGGGAACCCGGCGTCTGTCTGCAAGACGCGCGCCGCACGCTGGAGTTCGCGGCGGCTACGTACGCCTCGGCCTTCCGCGGTGTCCCCGTCGCAGCGGGCGAACTGACCGACGACGACCCGTTCTCGGTCAGCATGGACGGCGGCGCCGTGCCGTGGGAACCGGTCAAGGAGGCCCTCGTATGA
- a CDS encoding carbohydrate ABC transporter permease, with translation MTDRAVAVPPSLPAPRPHAIRRIRRAVRAPLKHCLLALCALTMLYPVLWMVVSSLRPNSQIFRSAGLALTHPRFENYSNGWNAFSQPFSHYMINSAIVVTGAILGNLLACSLAAYAFARLEFRAKRVLFAIMLVTIMLPIHVIIVPQYVLYSELGWVNTFLPLIVPKFLATDAFFIFLMVQFIRGIPREIDEAARIDGAGHARIFFHVILPLMVPALATTAIFTFIWTWNDFYTQLIYLTDPDMYTTPLALRTFVDQQTATDWGSVFAMSVVSLVPVFLVFLAGQRFLLRGIATTGGK, from the coding sequence ATGACTGACCGCGCCGTAGCCGTACCCCCCTCGCTGCCCGCCCCCCGCCCTCACGCGATACGCCGGATCAGGCGTGCGGTGCGCGCCCCTCTCAAGCACTGCCTGTTGGCTCTCTGCGCCCTCACGATGCTGTACCCCGTCCTGTGGATGGTGGTCAGCTCGCTGCGTCCCAACAGTCAGATCTTCCGCAGTGCGGGACTCGCCCTGACGCACCCGCGCTTCGAGAACTACAGCAACGGCTGGAACGCCTTCTCCCAACCGTTCAGTCACTACATGATCAACTCGGCGATCGTCGTCACCGGCGCGATCCTCGGGAACCTCCTGGCCTGCTCCCTGGCCGCGTACGCGTTCGCCAGGCTGGAATTCCGGGCGAAGCGCGTGCTGTTCGCCATCATGCTCGTCACCATCATGCTGCCGATCCACGTGATCATCGTGCCCCAGTACGTCCTCTACTCGGAGCTCGGCTGGGTCAACACGTTCCTGCCCCTGATCGTGCCGAAGTTCCTGGCGACCGACGCCTTCTTCATCTTCCTCATGGTGCAGTTCATCCGTGGCATCCCGCGCGAGATCGACGAGGCGGCGCGGATCGACGGCGCCGGGCACGCGCGGATCTTCTTCCACGTCATCCTGCCGCTGATGGTCCCGGCCCTGGCGACCACCGCGATCTTCACCTTCATCTGGACCTGGAACGACTTCTACACCCAGCTCATTTATCTGACGGACCCAGACATGTACACCACTCCTCTCGCGCTGCGCACCTTCGTCGACCAGCAGACCGCGACGGACTGGGGCTCGGTGTTCGCCATGAGCGTCGTGTCGCTCGTTCCCGTCTTCCTCGTCTTCCTCGCAGGGCAGCGCTTCCTGCTGCGAGGCATCGCGACCACCGGCGGCAAGTAA
- a CDS encoding carbohydrate ABC transporter permease, whose product MNELRRLRGSQRGAEQQNKAAFFFLLPWFVGLLGITLGPMLASLYLSFTKYNLLQPPQFNGVDNWTRMLDDERLHKSLEVTFSYVLVSVPLQLAMALGLALVLDKGVRGLAFYRSVFYLPSLIGGSVAIAVLWRAMFGTNGLVNEVLALVGIQGQGWISEPGTALSTLVVLNVWTFGSPMVIFLAGLRQIPTSLYEAASVDGAKRWRQFRSITIPLLTPIIFFNLVLQIIHAFQTFTQAFVVSGGTGGPADSTLFFSLYLYQRGFGHFDMGYASALAWVLLLIVAAFTAVNFWASKYWVFYDD is encoded by the coding sequence ATCAACGAACTACGCCGGCTGCGCGGGTCCCAACGGGGCGCGGAACAGCAGAACAAGGCGGCGTTCTTCTTCCTACTGCCATGGTTCGTCGGGCTCCTCGGGATCACTCTCGGCCCGATGCTGGCCTCGCTCTACCTCAGCTTCACCAAATACAACCTGTTGCAGCCGCCGCAGTTCAACGGAGTCGACAACTGGACGCGCATGCTCGATGACGAGCGTCTGCACAAGTCGCTCGAAGTGACGTTCAGCTACGTCCTCGTCTCCGTCCCGTTGCAGCTGGCGATGGCCCTCGGGCTCGCTCTCGTGCTGGACAAGGGAGTACGGGGTCTTGCCTTCTACCGCTCCGTCTTCTATCTGCCGTCACTGATCGGCGGCAGCGTGGCGATCGCCGTGCTGTGGCGCGCGATGTTCGGGACCAACGGCCTTGTCAACGAAGTCCTGGCCCTCGTCGGAATCCAGGGGCAGGGCTGGATCTCGGAGCCAGGAACGGCGCTGTCGACCCTCGTCGTCCTGAACGTCTGGACCTTCGGCTCACCCATGGTGATCTTCCTCGCCGGGCTGCGACAGATTCCGACCTCCCTCTACGAGGCGGCCTCCGTCGACGGCGCGAAGCGCTGGCGCCAGTTCCGCAGCATCACCATTCCGCTGCTGACACCCATCATCTTCTTCAACCTGGTGCTGCAGATCATCCACGCCTTCCAGACCTTCACCCAGGCCTTCGTGGTCTCCGGCGGTACCGGAGGGCCCGCCGACTCCACCCTCTTCTTCTCGCTGTACCTGTACCAGCGCGGGTTCGGCCACTTCGACATGGGGTACGCATCCGCCCTCGCGTGGGTCCTGCTCCTCATCGTCGCGGCTTTCACCGCCGTCAACTTCTGGGCCTCAAAGTACTGGGTGTTTTACGATGACTGA
- a CDS encoding PmoA family protein — MNALEIRHDLGTSVTVRDGGTELFRYVYQPDTVQLESPKPYIHPLRTRAGKVVSLFRPHDHVWHKGIAWSLPHVGEENFWGGPTYIHGRFYVQLENNGTQAHRRVVDLDRADGTATFAHDLDWTTQSGALFFTERRTLRASLISPHAWALTFETQMTNVSGTDVAMGSPTTKGRENAGYGGLFWRGPRSFTGGQFVTEEGLGGDEVRGRRMEWMGFAGHHDETDAQSLVLMVDDAANPSHPPQWFARTEEFACLNPAPFFSEELTVEDGATVRFRYGVGIADADTNAAPALADAVRRLLTLSDTPSARAAESTESSSGRLATE, encoded by the coding sequence ATGAACGCCCTTGAGATCCGCCACGACCTCGGTACCTCGGTCACGGTCCGCGACGGCGGCACCGAGCTGTTCCGCTACGTGTACCAGCCGGACACCGTCCAGCTGGAATCGCCCAAGCCCTACATCCACCCCCTGCGCACCCGGGCCGGCAAGGTGGTCAGCCTGTTCCGTCCGCACGACCACGTGTGGCACAAGGGCATCGCGTGGTCCCTGCCCCACGTCGGCGAGGAGAACTTCTGGGGCGGTCCCACGTACATCCACGGACGCTTCTACGTCCAGCTGGAGAACAACGGAACCCAGGCCCACCGCCGGGTCGTCGACCTGGACAGGGCCGACGGAACGGCGACGTTCGCCCACGACCTGGACTGGACCACCCAGTCCGGCGCGCTGTTCTTCACCGAGCGCAGGACGCTGCGAGCGAGCCTGATCTCCCCGCACGCCTGGGCATTGACGTTCGAGACGCAGATGACCAACGTCTCCGGAACGGACGTCGCCATGGGGTCCCCGACCACCAAGGGACGGGAGAACGCCGGCTACGGCGGCCTGTTCTGGCGTGGCCCTCGGTCGTTCACCGGCGGACAGTTCGTGACCGAGGAAGGCCTGGGCGGCGACGAGGTCCGCGGGCGGCGCATGGAGTGGATGGGCTTCGCGGGCCACCACGACGAGACGGACGCGCAGTCGCTCGTGCTCATGGTCGACGACGCGGCCAACCCGAGTCACCCGCCGCAGTGGTTCGCCCGGACCGAGGAGTTCGCCTGCCTCAACCCGGCACCGTTCTTCAGCGAGGAGCTGACCGTCGAGGACGGCGCGACCGTGCGGTTCCGCTACGGCGTCGGGATCGCCGATGCCGACACGAACGCGGCGCCCGCACTCGCCGACGCGGTACGCCGGTTGCTCACACTGTCGGACACGCCGTCCGCACGTGCCGCAGAATCCACAGAATCCTCTTCAGGACGCCTCGCGACGGAGTGA
- a CDS encoding serine/threonine-protein kinase produces the protein MELLDESDPGAVGGYPLLARLGEGGMGRVYLSRTVSGRPLALKTVRAEFGREPGFEERFAREIRNSDQVRSPWTPAVVDYSPVGQRPQWLATEYVAAPSLAEWVRRYGPLPEQCVLALAAELFGALGAVHGAGLAHRDVKPSNVLLGRRSPLLIDFGIARAREDTRHTRTGGVIGSPGYLAPEQASAGESGAPGDVFSLAAVLVYAATGRGPFSRPNEEFSPAVMLYRIVHQEPNLDGVPAALIPFLQSCLAKNPEQRPTPGTVSVLLERLGGRCGTWPQLLPEALEKDLDVREEEAHALISTTVQSPSVPAVSRETEDGPAPADAGTAVLPPVGAVRRWVSSRTGRVITGTTAAALMATAGTFVVQHFSADDASDGTSSPSSAATSLPAAWAGTWVGTGPGNPTPDSFSQPRTNRFTFTLTLHPAQKGELAGKQVSNVTEVNTKLELGCTETLQVREVRKASMVLKAVTSQPTDRSAEVGCPNGNVYVVTMTGRDTLSLSDEGDQSAGAPSTLTRR, from the coding sequence GTGGAATTGCTGGACGAGTCTGATCCGGGGGCTGTTGGGGGTTATCCCCTGCTGGCGCGGCTCGGTGAGGGTGGCATGGGACGGGTGTATCTGTCCCGGACGGTGTCGGGGCGTCCGCTGGCGCTGAAGACTGTGCGTGCCGAGTTCGGACGGGAGCCGGGGTTCGAGGAGCGGTTCGCGCGGGAAATCCGTAACAGCGACCAGGTGCGCTCCCCCTGGACGCCTGCGGTGGTGGACTACAGCCCGGTGGGGCAGCGCCCGCAGTGGCTCGCCACCGAGTACGTGGCCGCGCCGTCCCTGGCGGAGTGGGTGCGGCGGTACGGCCCGCTGCCCGAGCAGTGCGTACTGGCACTGGCGGCCGAGCTTTTCGGGGCGCTGGGAGCGGTACACGGGGCCGGGCTGGCCCACCGGGATGTCAAGCCGTCCAATGTGCTGTTGGGCCGCCGTAGTCCGTTGCTCATCGATTTCGGGATCGCGCGCGCGAGGGAGGACACGCGTCACACGAGGACCGGCGGTGTGATCGGTTCTCCCGGCTATCTGGCGCCGGAACAGGCGAGTGCCGGGGAATCGGGTGCGCCCGGTGATGTGTTCTCGCTGGCTGCGGTGCTGGTGTACGCGGCGACGGGACGGGGCCCGTTTTCCCGTCCGAACGAGGAGTTCTCGCCTGCGGTGATGCTCTACCGCATCGTGCATCAGGAGCCGAACCTCGACGGCGTTCCGGCGGCCCTGATCCCGTTCCTGCAGTCCTGTCTGGCCAAGAACCCCGAGCAGCGGCCCACGCCCGGCACTGTCAGCGTTCTGTTGGAACGCCTGGGCGGCCGGTGCGGTACCTGGCCGCAGTTGCTGCCCGAGGCGCTGGAAAAAGATCTCGACGTGCGGGAGGAGGAGGCGCACGCGTTGATCTCCACGACAGTGCAATCGCCTTCGGTGCCGGCTGTGTCACGTGAGACCGAAGACGGCCCGGCTCCGGCCGACGCAGGGACCGCCGTCCTGCCGCCTGTCGGCGCCGTGCGACGGTGGGTGTCAAGCCGTACCGGCCGAGTGATCACCGGGACCACGGCCGCGGCCTTGATGGCGACGGCAGGCACGTTCGTCGTGCAGCATTTCTCCGCCGATGACGCGTCCGACGGAACGTCTTCGCCGTCATCCGCTGCCACATCGCTTCCCGCGGCCTGGGCAGGTACATGGGTCGGCACCGGGCCGGGCAATCCCACCCCTGACAGTTTTAGTCAGCCCCGGACCAACCGGTTCACCTTCACTTTGACTCTCCACCCGGCACAAAAGGGTGAGCTGGCGGGCAAGCAGGTCAGCAACGTGACCGAAGTGAACACCAAACTTGAGCTGGGATGCACCGAGACCCTGCAAGTGCGGGAGGTACGCAAGGCCTCAATGGTCCTCAAGGCTGTCACCAGCCAACCCACCGACCGGTCGGCCGAAGTGGGCTGCCCCAACGGCAATGTCTACGTCGTCACGATGACCGGCCGAGACACCCTGAGCCTGAGCGACGAGGGTGACCAGTCCGCCGGGGCGCCGTCCACCCTCACCCGGCGGTGA